One segment of Sphingobacteriales bacterium DNA contains the following:
- a CDS encoding restriction endonuclease: MRKLSASNLVAYINQLDKKQVYNYVSPKTKGVIRIEGADLPEGPIRIKRWNPFAGETEANQKVESISSELIWRVANAFNVNQPINIDRILGASYNTRSVFEALLAHTPEFYFCYPGRIENKGGHTTIKHGHKHLIWNPDAPHRLGVLVKMETDIVISEIPALDAFYDSLVLPDTFERQEINLDIQRRHAQIQIALYFIGKQLNFRTWIAQNDKGILYQNKRIGEFDGVIASLKDEKLMTAYDDAIQAALLIDCIWFKNGKLMPAVMEVEHSTGVTSGLSRMKNFKDKFPPFPTRYVIVAPDEDRDKVIKEANKPQFRDLDTRYFTYSAVEELYALCQRRKLKGVTEEFLDCFMEPILN, encoded by the coding sequence ATGCGGAAACTATCAGCAAGTAACCTTGTGGCTTACATAAACCAGTTAGATAAAAAACAGGTTTACAATTACGTTAGCCCGAAAACAAAGGGAGTAATAAGAATTGAAGGAGCTGACTTGCCTGAAGGTCCGATAAGAATTAAAAGGTGGAATCCTTTTGCCGGAGAAACTGAAGCAAATCAAAAAGTTGAGAGTATTTCAAGTGAATTGATTTGGAGAGTTGCAAATGCTTTCAATGTTAATCAACCAATCAATATCGACAGAATTTTAGGAGCAAGTTATAATACAAGAAGTGTTTTTGAAGCACTTTTGGCACACACACCTGAATTTTATTTTTGCTATCCCGGAAGAATTGAAAACAAGGGCGGACACACAACAATCAAACACGGACACAAGCATTTAATTTGGAATCCTGACGCACCGCACAGACTTGGTGTTTTAGTCAAAATGGAAACGGATATTGTAATTTCTGAAATTCCAGCATTAGACGCATTTTATGACTCTCTTGTTTTACCTGATACGTTTGAGCGACAAGAAATCAATCTTGATATACAAAGACGACACGCTCAAATCCAAATAGCACTTTATTTTATCGGGAAGCAACTAAACTTTAGAACTTGGATTGCTCAAAATGACAAAGGTATTTTATATCAAAACAAAAGAATTGGAGAATTTGATGGCGTTATTGCTTCATTGAAAGACGAAAAACTAATGACAGCTTATGACGATGCAATTCAAGCAGCTTTACTGATTGACTGCATTTGGTTTAAGAATGGAAAACTTATGCCAGCAGTTATGGAAGTTGAACATTCAACAGGTGTAACAAGTGGACTTAGCAGAATGAAAAACTTCAAAGACAAATTTCCACCATTCCCGACAAGATATGTAATTGTTGCACCTGACGAAGACAGAGACAAAGTAATTAAGGAAGCTAATAAACCACAGTTTAGAGACTTGGACACAAGATATTTTACATATTCGGCAGTTGAAGAACTTTATGCACTTTGCCAAAGACGAAAACTAAAAGGAGTAACAGAAGAATTTTTAGACTGTTTTATGGAACCAATACTCAACTGA
- a CDS encoding DNA cytosine methyltransferase, translated as MTDNDKTKIGIFSFFAGAGFLDLGFETTQGFETVFVNEYHKPFMEVYKASRKGLKIKEPIFGHSTDDICAFLENEKAETLRKNIQESKKNFDLVGFIGGPPCPDFSVGGKNKGIAGENGKLSETYIELIVRNQPDFFLFENVKGLYRTKKHRAFFDEVKLKLISNGYYLTEKLINAIEFGTPQDRERIILIGFKRNVLSDLGMELNGSPILKSFDWNAKTIYTAKEILSKNWPKQEPFLNNQEKPFPKGIDKKLTVQYWFDKNDVENHPNAEHYFQPRAGLSKFLSIQEGDDLKKSYKRLHRWRYSPTAAYGNNEVHLHPYKPRRISAAEALAIQSLPKNFIIPEHISLSNMFKTIGNGVPYLAAKGLAETISVFIEKIKSEELKYAETISK; from the coding sequence ATGACAGACAACGATAAAACAAAAATTGGAATCTTTTCCTTTTTCGCAGGAGCAGGCTTCCTTGACTTGGGTTTCGAGACAACTCAAGGCTTTGAAACTGTTTTTGTCAACGAATACCACAAACCTTTTATGGAAGTTTACAAGGCTTCAAGGAAAGGACTTAAAATAAAAGAACCAATATTTGGACACAGCACGGACGACATATGTGCATTTCTTGAAAATGAAAAAGCTGAGACACTAAGAAAAAACATACAAGAATCAAAAAAGAACTTTGACTTAGTTGGTTTTATTGGTGGTCCGCCTTGTCCTGACTTTTCGGTTGGTGGAAAAAACAAAGGAATTGCAGGCGAGAATGGTAAACTATCAGAAACCTACATAGAATTAATTGTAAGAAACCAACCAGACTTTTTCCTGTTTGAAAACGTAAAAGGACTTTACAGAACAAAAAAGCATAGAGCATTTTTTGATGAAGTAAAACTAAAACTTATTTCAAACGGCTACTATTTGACAGAAAAGCTAATCAACGCAATTGAATTTGGAACACCGCAAGACAGAGAGCGAATAATCCTAATTGGGTTCAAACGAAATGTATTGAGTGATTTAGGAATGGAATTAAACGGCTCACCTATTCTAAAATCTTTTGATTGGAACGCTAAAACTATTTACACAGCAAAAGAAATACTTTCCAAAAATTGGCCAAAACAAGAACCATTTTTAAACAACCAAGAAAAACCATTCCCAAAAGGAATTGACAAAAAACTAACAGTTCAATATTGGTTTGACAAAAATGATGTAGAAAATCACCCAAACGCTGAACACTATTTTCAGCCAAGAGCCGGACTTTCAAAATTTTTATCAATCCAAGAAGGAGACGATTTAAAAAAGTCATATAAAAGGCTTCACCGTTGGAGATATTCCCCAACAGCAGCATACGGAAACAATGAAGTTCATTTACACCCATACAAGCCAAGAAGAATTTCAGCAGCCGAAGCATTAGCTATACAATCGTTACCAAAGAATTTTATTATACCAGAGCATATTTCATTATCAAATATGTTTAAGACCATTGGCAATGGTGTCCCTTATCTTGCTGCAAAAGGACTTGCAGAAACGATAAGTGTTTTTATTGAAAAAATTAAATCAGAAGAATTAAAATATGCGGAAACTATCAGCAAGTAA